CAAATGCCAGAGGTGATACTGGTCAGCAAGTGGCAGATGTAGAAAACTTCTTAGCCAGGAAAGTAGATGCAGTCATTATTGCCGGCGGCGAAGGCCCCGCTTTCGAACCAGTTATGAAGAAGCTCCAGGAAGCAGGTATCCCTGTCATAACAATCGATATCCCTTCTCAGTACACTTTGTGTAATGTTACTTCAGACAATTTCAATGCCGGTGAGAAACTTGCTCTCTACACAATAAACAAGCTCGGCAAGAAGGGAAACATTGTTGTTTTTGACACCCCCGGCTGGTATAGCTTGTTGGTCAGAAGCAGAATGCTTGATACGGTTGCAATGGACTACCCCGACATCAAGATTGTCGCGAGATTCGAATGCTCCGTCATCGACTCGGTCAATAGCAGTTACGAACAGATGAGAAGCTATCTTCTTTCGAATCCGAATGTCAATTCTGTTTACTGCACCTGGGGTCTTCCGGCACTTGGAGCTTCTAAAGCAATAAAGGAGCTAGGCCTCGAAGATAAGATTTTTGTGACGTGTGTCGATGCGGACCAGGCAGTAGTTCAGGAAATGATGCTTCCCAACTCTCCGCTCACAGGAGTAGTTGGTCAATACCCGGAGAAGTTAGGACAGATAGCAGTCCAGATGGCGGACTTGGCGATTAAGGGCGAAGCCGACAAGCTCCCTGTCGAAGCCTATGCTCCAATCATCCTAATAGAGAAGGACGCCCCCGAAATCTGGTTTGCAGGTTTAGAGAGAATGCTTCCTCCACAGGCATGGGAGGCACTTTACCCGGCGGATTAATGCACTATTTTGGCTTCCGGCACTCAGCCGGAAGCCATTAATATCGTTAGGAGAGAAGAATTGTGGACAAAAGACTCGCAAGAGCTGCAGTTGTAACAGGTGCAGCGAGAGGAATTGGACTGGCTATTGCAAACAGTCTGCTCAGAGATGGATTTCTTGTCTTGGCGACAGACATCGACGAAACTGCATTGAATCAGGCTGACTATGAGTCTCAAGAAGCAGACAGGATTCTCAGGATCCCGTGTGACGTTTCAAGGGAAAGAGATGTTCTTCTTCTTTTCAAGGAAATCGAATCCAGGTTTGATTCTCTCGGTGTACTTGTTAACAATGCAGGCATTCAGACTCATGAACTGGTCGAAGAAATGGATGAGAATTCCTGGGACAGGACTATCCAGGTAAATCTCAAGAGTGTCTTTCTTTGCACTAGAAGTGCTATTCCGCTTATGAAAAAAACTCGTTGGGGAAGAATTATCAACATTTCTTCCATGTCATCTGTGCGAGGTTCATACAGGCATGCGCATTACTGTGCATCAAAGGCCGGTGTTGTGGGATTTACAAAGGCTGTTGCTTTAGAGGTTGGAGAGTACAATATTACTTCCAACGCAATCTGCCCAGGAACTATTGAAACCAGAATGATTGAAGAAACAATGAAGATCAAGAGGGAAAAATGGTTGGAAGAAATCCCCATGAAGAGATTTGGAAAGCCTGAGTACATAGCGGATATGGCCTCATTCTTAGCGTCTGACAAGGCATCATGGATTACTGGCCAATCAATACACGTTAATGGAGGAATAGTCACACCTTGAAAGGGGATGAGTTGCATTGAGTGAAGAAAGCTTGACAAGAATGATTGATTCAACGATGTTGAAACCCGACGCAACAAAAAAGGACATCGAAGAAGTTTGCAGGCTGGCAATTGAGTACAAGTTCAAGACCGTTGCTATTGGGGCTTCCTGGATTGAGTACGCGTCGGAAATATTGAAGGATTCAGAAGTTGGAGTTGATGCACCGGTAGGCTTTCCGAATGGTTATTCTACGACTGAATCTAAAGTCTTTGAAACAAAGGATGTCCTGTTGAAGGGTGCAAGTGAAATAGATATGGTAATAAACATAGGTTGGCTGAAGAGCCAGATGTACGATGAAGTGAAGAATGAGATATTGGCCGTAAGAGATGCGGCTAAGGGCGTAATCATGAAAGTCATTCTGGAAGTTCATTACCTAACAGATGAAGAGAAAAGGATAGGAGCTAACATAGTTGCAGATACTGGGGCGGATTTCGTAAAAACATCTACTGGTTTTGCCGATACCGGCTGCACTGAATCTGACGTAAAGCTCCTGCTGGATGAGGTAGGAAACAGGATACAGGTCAAAGCATCAGGCGGCATAAGAAAGCTTAGGGACATTCTTAGATACCATGAGCTCGGTGCTACGCGTTTTGGGGCAAGTAATGCACATCTCCTGATCGATGAATTGAGGAAGACGCCTTTTTATTGATGTGTAACACAAGGAACAATTGCTTGAAGTGTTTTGAGAAATGCAAGGATTATTGGGTTGGTTTTCAGAGTTTCGTACAAAGAACAAGCGTCTCGTTTTTTGCACGAAAGCAGGTAAGATGGAGATGAAAGCCAACCTTTTTTGCTTAGGAGTGGGGAAGATGCTTTTAGAAGAGTTTAGAAATAGGGTTGAAAGCCTGAGAAAACTAATAGTTGCCAGAAATGCTGGAGCCCTTTTATTAAGCAGATGCTGTAATTTCGCATGGTTCACTTTTGGAGCCAGGAGTCATATTACCCTGAACTCAACCGAGGGAGAAGCGTCGATACTCATAACCGGGGACCGAGTCTATATGATCACCAACAACATTGAAAAGCAGAGAATCCAGCAGATCGAGCTTGACGAAAGCCTTCTTGGAGAATTCGGGTTTCTTGAATACAGCTGGTTTGAGCCCTTCGGAGAGAGGAGATTGGTCGATGGACTGGTAAAAGGAAAGATCCTTTCAGATACTGGTAGGTATTCCAGCGAGCAAGTAGACATTACTCCTATGCGAACTCTCTTGAGCCAGTCAGAGATAGATACTTACAGGATTTTGGGCAGAGAATGCGACGAAATTTTCTCCGCAATAGTGCCGAATTTGAAGAGTGAGATGACCGAACTGGAAGTTCAAGGTTTCTTCTATGAAGCAATGGCGAAGAGGGATATCGAACCCTTGTTGACGCTTGTTTTCTCGGAGGATAGCACTCTCAGATACAGGCACAATCTATCAAGAGACGTTAAGCTTGGAAGAAGAGGATTTGCGAGCATCTGTGCCAGGAGAAGGGGCTTGATTGCTTCTTCCAGCAGGTCTTTCACGTTTGAAGAGGCAGACGATGTAATGCGCCAGCACGAACAGAACTGCTACGTCGATGCTGTGGCGATTGGCTCCTCTAGGCCAGGAGTGAAGCTCTCGGAAGCCTTCGAGAGGTTGATAGAGGCTTATGAAAAGGTGGGCAAGGCCGGTGAGTGGAAGTTCCATCATCAAGGAGGAATCGCCGGATATCTCCCAAGGGAAGTACATGCCAATCTGAAGAGCGATGTCTCTCTTCGTGAGGGAAATGCCGTTGCGTGGAATCCTACAATAAGAGGTACGAAGTCAGAAGATACTGTCTTGATAGGCAATGAAGAGAATTCGATCCTATCATTTCCTGAAGAAAGCACGTGGCCGTCATTGGAGTTTGAAGTCAATGACAAAGTAGTTAGGAGACCTGCACTCCTAGTTATTGGCTAGCCGATTATCGTTTTTGTGATTAATCTGTTTTTCACAATCGACGTGTAGAATTTCCATTTCTTTTCGAAAAAGAAGTTATAATTCTTTGGGCATGGTTTTCTCTTGTCTATAATAGAGAGCAGACCATAAAAGGGATCTTGATTAAGATCCCTTTTTTAAAATGCATTAAAACTTGTGCTAAAATGAATTCCGTTCAGCGGGACGGAGGGATCTAAATGAAAACGGTAGTTACGAACAAAAAGGCACGTTTCCAGTACCACCTCATGGATTCATACGAAGCCGGGATAGAGCTTGTCGGTACGGAAGTCAAATCTCTGCGCCTTGGTGGCGCTTCTCTGATTGATGCCTACTGCAAGATCGAAAATGGAGAGATTTTTCTGATGGAATGTAATATCAGTCAGTATACACATGGAAATGTCTGGAATCACGAGCCGCGCAGAAAGCGAAGGCTCCTTATGCATAGGAAGGAGATACTGAGGCTCGATCAAAAGATCAAGGAAAAGGGATTGACCATTATCCCTCTGAGAATATACTTCAACGACAAGGGAAAGGCGAAGGTTGAGATTTCACTTGCAAAGGGGAAGAGGCTTTTCGACAAGCGGGAAGATATAGCGAAGAGGGATGTTGAAAGAAGGATGCGTCAACGGACAGACTTGTGAATAATCTTGATTCCTGGACGTTTTCTTCTTCCGAATAGAGCAGCAAAAATGGCTTTGAACCTCAATACTGTTGTGGTATAATCAATCTGTCTTATACTGCCAATAACGCCAATAGCTTTGCAATTATTAAGGGGAGGTGTATTTATGAAGAAAGTCGCTTTAGTAGCTTTGCTCCTTTTTGCGGTCTCACTGGGTTTCTCTACGCCTAAAGCGCTTATAGGTGGTGCTTTTGGGATTAATGCCACTAATCCAGTTTATCAGCCCGAGAGATGGGGCGCCGGTGCCTTGGATCTCTCTCTTCAGCTTCCATTTACTGATAAGATTGGAGCCATGTTGAGTGCACAGGCGGCCATCAGGTATCCAAGCAATAAGATAGGTTTGTTCAATGCAGATATCTACTTCCAGGTTTTCGAGACAATGAATCTGACCGTAAGGCTACTTGTTAGTGTGGGCTCGGTACAGGACTCGAACTTTGGTGAACAAGGTTGGGAAATCGGAATTCTTGATCTTGGAGCACCACATCTTGCAGTTGGTGGTGGGTTCCAGGTTATGACACCGATTTCCGATGGGGTAATTCTCAATGGTTATGCAAGGGGTTACAGAGTAAAAGACTATCAGACTCGCCAGGAGGGAGACTTCCCCGGTGGAGATTACTGGCCCCTTCCCGAGTTCTTCTCTGCAGGACTTGGAGTGCTCTACGAATTCTAATCAGGAGTCAAAGAGACTTTTTTGAGAAGATTATTTTTGGTTCTGTTTGTTCTACTTTTTTCTTTTGCAAGTTTAGCGGTAACGGGTTACGACAAATTCTTACATTATTCTGTTAGTTATACCGCCTTTGGCCTTTCAAGTTTTATTCTTGGGGACACAGGCGGTTTTCTGTTCTCAGCATTTCTTGGCGTCGGGAAGGAAGTCTGGGACCTTTTTTCCAGGAAAGGTTCGGCAGAGATTGAAGATCTGATAGCGGACTTTGCCGGAATAGCCTCTGCATACAGTTTTGTCCACAGTTTGCCATTCAGGCCGATTGTGGTTTTCATGTTGGTGTTCTAGACAACAATTTCAGTATCAGAAGGCTAAAGGAGTTCCTTCGGAGTCGGTATGGCGTGCTTCCCAGCTAGTGATGCGATCGAGTTTCTGGTTTTCTGATCAAGATCTATGCCGATTCTCATTGATCTTTCTCTTGCATTTGCCTCTTTTTCTCCGTGGTAGTAGATCTTTTCATAGCCCTCTGCTCTTTCGCTGGCAACAACTCCATTTACAATGCGCTCAAGATGGCCTATGAGAGCTGAAGGTTCACCGAACAACTCGAGACTTATACAACCAAAGAAGTGGCAGACACCGGCTTCCGAACCGGAATAAGTCTCTGCGCTCCATTTTCCCAGCGAAAGGCCGGCGGATAGTAGATCTACGAGAATTGCCATCCCGTAACCTTTGTGGCCGCCAAAGGCTTCACCTGAGCCCCCAAGTGGAAGAATCCCCCCAGAGTTTCTCTCATTGAAGTTTGTGAGCACCTTTCTTGGTGAGGAGGTATCCCCACCGGTTTCATCGACAGCCCATCCTAGTGGAATCTCTTTCTCCAGCCTATCGTAGACCTCAAGCTTTCCCCTTGTGACAACGCTTGTGGCCATATCGAGAATGAAATCTCTATTCTCTCCCGGGATAGCTATCGAGAATGGATTTGTGCCGAGAACCGCCTCTTTGCCGAAGGTGGGAACGACGAGCGGATAGCTGTTCGTCATGGCAATTCCTATCATTCCTTCTGAAAGTGCCCTCTCCGAGTAGAAGGCAGAGATCCCGTAATGGTTCGAATTTCTTACCGAAACGAGCCCTATCATCGAGTTTCGGGCCTTCTGTATTGAAAGATCCATAGCATACTTGGAAACACATTGTCCCGGACCGCCCATGCCGTCAACTAATGCTGAAATGGGTGTGTTATGGATTGTTTGTGGTTCTGAATCTAAGCGGATGTTTCCACGTTCTCTCTCTTTTATATAACGGCCAAGCCTGGCTATACCGTGAGAGGGAATATCTCGAAGATCGGCCTCCAGCAAGATCTCTACAATATCTGAGGCTGTTAATTCAGGGAAGCCTTCGGCATGGAGGATCTCTTCACACAAAGTCTTGAGGTCTTTATATGTCACATTCAGTCCCATTACGATTCCGTCCTTTCAAAGAATTGTTTTGCAATCTCGGAGTACAGTCTTCTAGCAGTTCGAACTTCTTCCAGATCGACGTACTCATTAGATTTGTGAGCCATGGAGGCGGCTCCCGGTCCCAGTATTACCGTCTCGATACCGTGAGCTGCGGTGAAGGCACCGTCTGTGAAATACGTCATTGTGAGCTCATCGGAGTTTAAGGCCTGCTTCCTCAGAACATCCTTCACTGTCAGAGTTAGCGGTCCTGACGAACTGAACGACTCTCTGCTAAGAAGAGTCACTCTTTCTGAGTCCTCATGTTTGCAGATAACATCGTCTGCAAGTTTTTCCAGAGCGGAGGAACTGGTATTATCGGCAAAGCGGATATCTATGATACACTCGGCCTCGTCCGGTACTGTATTCTCTTTCGATCCGCCACGGATAATATTGAGACTTTGGGTAAGTCCTTCTATTCTGCCGAAAGCGTCTGAAAGTTCACTGTATGCTTTAAAAAGTCTCAGAATGGC
The nucleotide sequence above comes from Mesotoga sp. BH458_6_3_2_1. Encoded proteins:
- a CDS encoding sugar ABC transporter substrate-binding protein, which translates into the protein MKKTISLLIAVMLAASIFLASGPIIGAASQHLNNDWNRGVVKGLKDAFEAYGYEFIHTNARGDTGQQVADVENFLARKVDAVIIAGGEGPAFEPVMKKLQEAGIPVITIDIPSQYTLCNVTSDNFNAGEKLALYTINKLGKKGNIVVFDTPGWYSLLVRSRMLDTVAMDYPDIKIVARFECSVIDSVNSSYEQMRSYLLSNPNVNSVYCTWGLPALGASKAIKELGLEDKIFVTCVDADQAVVQEMMLPNSPLTGVVGQYPEKLGQIAVQMADLAIKGEADKLPVEAYAPIILIEKDAPEIWFAGLERMLPPQAWEALYPAD
- a CDS encoding SDR family NAD(P)-dependent oxidoreductase, with translation MDKRLARAAVVTGAARGIGLAIANSLLRDGFLVLATDIDETALNQADYESQEADRILRIPCDVSRERDVLLLFKEIESRFDSLGVLVNNAGIQTHELVEEMDENSWDRTIQVNLKSVFLCTRSAIPLMKKTRWGRIINISSMSSVRGSYRHAHYCASKAGVVGFTKAVALEVGEYNITSNAICPGTIETRMIEETMKIKREKWLEEIPMKRFGKPEYIADMASFLASDKASWITGQSIHVNGGIVTP
- the deoC gene encoding deoxyribose-phosphate aldolase; translation: MSEESLTRMIDSTMLKPDATKKDIEEVCRLAIEYKFKTVAIGASWIEYASEILKDSEVGVDAPVGFPNGYSTTESKVFETKDVLLKGASEIDMVINIGWLKSQMYDEVKNEILAVRDAAKGVIMKVILEVHYLTDEEKRIGANIVADTGADFVKTSTGFADTGCTESDVKLLLDEVGNRIQVKASGGIRKLRDILRYHELGATRFGASNAHLLIDELRKTPFY
- a CDS encoding Xaa-Pro peptidase family protein, encoding MLLEEFRNRVESLRKLIVARNAGALLLSRCCNFAWFTFGARSHITLNSTEGEASILITGDRVYMITNNIEKQRIQQIELDESLLGEFGFLEYSWFEPFGERRLVDGLVKGKILSDTGRYSSEQVDITPMRTLLSQSEIDTYRILGRECDEIFSAIVPNLKSEMTELEVQGFFYEAMAKRDIEPLLTLVFSEDSTLRYRHNLSRDVKLGRRGFASICARRRGLIASSSRSFTFEEADDVMRQHEQNCYVDAVAIGSSRPGVKLSEAFERLIEAYEKVGKAGEWKFHHQGGIAGYLPREVHANLKSDVSLREGNAVAWNPTIRGTKSEDTVLIGNEENSILSFPEESTWPSLEFEVNDKVVRRPALLVIG
- the smpB gene encoding SsrA-binding protein SmpB, with translation MKTVVTNKKARFQYHLMDSYEAGIELVGTEVKSLRLGGASLIDAYCKIENGEIFLMECNISQYTHGNVWNHEPRRKRRLLMHRKEILRLDQKIKEKGLTIIPLRIYFNDKGKAKVEISLAKGKRLFDKREDIAKRDVERRMRQRTDL
- a CDS encoding Ldh family oxidoreductase, which translates into the protein MGLNVTYKDLKTLCEEILHAEGFPELTASDIVEILLEADLRDIPSHGIARLGRYIKERERGNIRLDSEPQTIHNTPISALVDGMGGPGQCVSKYAMDLSIQKARNSMIGLVSVRNSNHYGISAFYSERALSEGMIGIAMTNSYPLVVPTFGKEAVLGTNPFSIAIPGENRDFILDMATSVVTRGKLEVYDRLEKEIPLGWAVDETGGDTSSPRKVLTNFNERNSGGILPLGGSGEAFGGHKGYGMAILVDLLSAGLSLGKWSAETYSGSEAGVCHFFGCISLELFGEPSALIGHLERIVNGVVASERAEGYEKIYYHGEKEANARERSMRIGIDLDQKTRNSIASLAGKHAIPTPKELL